One Eublepharis macularius isolate TG4126 chromosome 6, MPM_Emac_v1.0, whole genome shotgun sequence DNA segment encodes these proteins:
- the LOC129332683 gene encoding steroid 17-alpha-hydroxylase/17,20 lyase: protein MVLLVALFLILVLLSFWRVAKGKLEPHYNYPKSLPSLPVVGSLLHLVGHPQLHLFFCRLQEKYGQLYALYMGSHYVVIVNNYVHAKEVLLKKGKIFAGRPHMVTTDLLTRNGKDIAFASYSPVWKFQRKLVHSALSMFGEGTLLLENIICREAATLCRTLNSEQDTSLDMAPELTRAVTNVVCSLCFNSSYHRGDPEFEDMLQYSQGIVDTVAKESLVDIFPWLQFFPNKDLALLKQCVEKRDQLLQQQFVEHKEAFSSDSVTDLMGSLLRAKLNLENNNSHLLPRMDLTDDHLLMTVGDIFGAGVETTTTVLKWSLLYLLHNPEVQQKIQEELDQEVGFNRHPQLNDRQHLPYLEATISEVLRIRPVSPLLIPHEALEDTSIGEYDIPKGARVVINLWSLHHDEKEWDKPEEFNPGRFLDEQGKRVYSPSPSYLPFGAGIRVCVGEALAKMELFLFLAWSLQRFTFSVPEGETLPAPEGKFGVVLQVPKFRVKAALREAWQGLVIY from the exons ATGGTTCTTCTTGTTGCCTTGTTCCTGATACTAGTTCTCCTGTCTTTCTGGAGGGTGGCAAAGGGGAAGCTGGAACCCCACTACAACTACCCCAAGAGCCTGCCCTCTCTGCCGGTCGTTGGCAGCTTGTTGCATCTTGTTGGACACCCCCAGCTCCACCTTTTTTTCTGCAGACTGCAAGAGAAGTACGGCCAGCTCTACGCTCTCTATATGGGCTCCCATTATGTAGTAATAGTTAACAACTATGTCCATGCCAAGGAAGTGCTGCTTAAGAAAGGGAAGATCTTCGCGGGGAGGCCCCATATG GTAACCACAGACTTGCTGACACGGAATGGGAAAGACATTGCCTTTGCCTCTTACAGCCCTGTCTGGAAATTTCAGCGGAAGTTGGTACACTCTGCACTTTCCATGTTTGGGGAAGGCACTCTGCTCCTGGAAAACATCA TCTGTCGAGAAGCAGCAACCCTGTGCAGAACGCTGAATTCTGAGCAGGACACCTCCCTGGACATGGCACCTGAATTGACACGTGCTGTTACTAATGTGGTGTGTTCCCTTTGCTTCAACTCATCCTACCATCGTGGAGACCCTGAGTTTGAGGACATGCTCCAGTACAGCCAAGGCATTGTAGACACCGTTGCCAAGGAGAGCCTTGTGGATATCTTCCCTTGGCTTCAG TTCTTTCCCAATAAGGACTTGGCCTTGCTGAAACAGTGTGTGGAGAAGAGAGACCAGCTCCTGCAACAGCAGTTTGTAGAACATAAA GAAGCATTCAGCAGTGATTCAGTCACTGACTTAATGGGCTCtctcctgagagccaagctgaacCTGGAGAACAACAACAGCCATCTATTGCCAAGGATGGACCTGACGGACGATCACCTGCTCATGACTGTGGGTGACATCTTTGGGGCTGGTGTTGAGACCACCACGACTGTACTGAAGTGGAGTCTACTGTATCTGTTGCACAACCCAGAG GTGCAACAGAAGATCCAAGAGGAACTTGATCAGGAAGTAGGCTTTAACAGACATCCCCAGCTCAATGACCGGCAGCACCTGCCTTACTTGGAAGCCACCATTAGTGAGGTTTTGCGTATCCGCCCTGTCTCTCCACTCCTCATCCCACATGAAGCATTAGAAGATACCAG CATCGGGGAATATGACATCCCTAAAGGAGCGCGAGTTGTGATCAATCTCTGGTCCCTTCACCACGATGAGAAAGAATGGGATAAGCCAGAGGAATTTAATCCAG GTCGTTTTCTGGATGAGCAAGGGAAAAGAGTCTACTCTCCTTCACCGAGCTATCTACCCTTTGGAGCTGGTATCCGGGTTTGTGTGGGAGAAGCACTGGCTAAGATGGAGCTTTTCCTGTTTCTGGCTTGGAGCTTGCAAAGATTCACATTCAGTGTTCCTGAAGGCGAAACACTGCCTGCACCAGAGGGAAAATTTGGAGTCGTTCTCCAAGTACCAAAGTTCAGGGTGAAGGCCGCACTGCGGGAAGCTTGGCAGGGCCTGGTAATTTATTAG